Within Holophagales bacterium, the genomic segment CTCGTCCGCAAGACCAGCCTCTGGTCGAAGAACCGCGGCGGGAAGCTCGTCCTGAAGGCCGACAAGATCGAGTGGCTGGACGGGACGAACCAGGCGGACAGCTTCGAGATGTTCCCGGCCGGCCTCAAGGCCGTGCGCACGGAGTGCCTCGCCAAGCCGGAGGGAAAGTTCTGCCACGAGGTCGAGCTCCAGATGGCGAAAGGTTCGGACTTCGCTTTCACCGACGCGAAGTCGGAGGTCGGCGGGAACGAGTCGATCAAGGCGCTGCTGAACGCCGTGAAGGCCCTCTACCCGAAGCTTCCGATCGTCGAGAAGGTGAAGTAGCCGCGGCATCGCTCCAGGCGGAATCCCCGAGGGCCGGTCGGCACGCGCCGTCCGGCCCTTTCCGTCGCCGGAAACACGAGGCTCGGTCTTCTCGTATCCCTTGCCATGACACACGATCTCCCCCCCGGGGGGCCGTCGAGCCGTAACCGGACGACCTTCGCCGGGACGATGCGCCGCGCCTTCGTGCCCGGCGCTTTCGCCCTCGCCGCCCTCCTCGGATCGACGGCCCTCGCGACCGGCCCCGCAGGGCAGAAGACCGTACCGCCGAACACGGGAACCCCCGCCCGCGAGCAGGGCGGCGACAGGCGGAGCGGGTCGGAGTGGTTCGATCGCGGGATGGAGCTCCACGAGGACGAGCGGTGGGACGCGGCCATCGATGCGTTCCGCAAGGCGATCGAGGCCGGCTACCGCGAAGAGGTCGCCACCTTCAACATCGCCTGCGCCAGGGCCCGAAAGGGAGAGAAGGACCTCGCCTTCGAGTGGCTCGACAAGGCGATGCAGGGGGGCTTCGACGTTCACGGACACCTCGACGACTCCGACCTCGACGGGCTCCATTCCGATCCCCGCTGGACGGAGCTCAAGAGGAAGGCGCGAGAGGCACGGGCCGGCCGCGACCTGGCGAAGGTCCGCCGGACGGCCGAACGCTTCGACCTCCTCGTCACCCGCACCCCGCCGGATGGTCGCGCCCTCTACGACGTGGCCGGGACCTCTCCGGTACGCCGACTACGACCGCGCGGCCCGTGCGTTCGTCGCCGCCGCCCAGGCGGGAGTCCGGGAGGGAACGTCCCTCTACAACGCGGCCTGCGCCCGGGCGCTCGCGAGCCAGAAGGCGGAGGCGATGGACCTTCTCCAGCGCGCCCTCGACGCCGGCTTCGACGACCCCGACCACCTCCGCGAGGACGACGACCTCGACGGCCTCCGCGCCGAACCGCGCTTCCAGCAGCTCTTGAGGGACGCCGAGGAGCTCACCCTCGACGGCTTCCCGAGCCTCGGGGCCCGGCTGCTCCGGTCGCAGATGGTCGCGGAAGGGGAGGAGGCGACGACCCGCTTCGAGAGCTACCTGAAGCGCCACCCCGGCAGCGGCCGCGGCTGGTCCAACCTCGGGTACGCGAGCCTCGCCGCGGAAAACGACCGGCAGGCCGCCCGGGCCTACCGAAAGGCTCTCGACCTCGGCTACCGGAAGCCACGATGTACAACCTCGCCTGCGCCCACGCGCGCCTGAAGGAAAAGGACGCGGCGTTCGCGTGGCTCGACAAGGCCATCGAGGCAGGGTTCAGCTCGTATCGCCGGATCGAGGACGACGACGACCTCTTCAACCTCCGCCGGGACCCGCGTTTCGGGAAGGCCGTCGCCAGAGCGAAGGACATCTCCGAGAAAGGCGCACCTGAGCCGTAAGTTCGACCCCAGACCAGGCCGGCGCGGGAAGCGTGGTACTCTTCTCGTCGCAAGGTCTCTCTCCGTCTCCTCGCTCGTTCCCGCTTACGAGATCGATGGCGCGGCACAGCGTACCAAGCAAGCCCCGTCGGTCACGCTCTTAGTCTCCACCCCCTCGAACCCGGCCGTCCCAGGACGGCCGCTCACTGCAAGGACTCCAGATGAAGCTTTACGTTGGAAACCTCTCCTACAACACCACGGACTCCACCTCAACGAACTCTTCTCGCCCTACGGCCAGGTCGAGTCGGCCCGCGTCATCACGGACCGCGACACCGGCTCCTCGAAGGGCTTCGGCTTCGTCGAGATGTCGAACTCCGACGCGCAGAAGGCGATGGGCGCCTCAACGGCCGCGAGATCGACGGCCGCGCCATCCGCGTGAACGAGGCCAAGCCGCAGGAGAGCCGGACCGGCGGCGGCGGCGGACGCGGCCGCTACTAGCCCGACAGTTCCACAAACCACTGACCTAACGTCAGCGGGGGTTCCGGGCTCGGCCTGGACCCCCCGTTTTCGTAGGTCGCCCAGGAAGAAGCGGAGCATGACCACCACCATCTGGGTCCTTCTCGCCCTCGCCGTCGCGGGGGTGGCCTCCGTACGTCCTCAAGCACCGGACGAAGCGCGAATCCGACAGGAAGGCGCACGCCGAGAAGAAGGCGACGACCGCCCGGAACGACGCCCAGGCCATCCAGCGCACGCTCGACGGAAGGCGCTGAGCGGTCTCCCTCTCGCGGGCACGGCTGCGCGAGGCCGGCCCCCTACGTCATCCTGAGGAGTGACGCCCTCTTCCTCTCGTACTCTTCGCCCAGCCCGAGGCCCAGCGCCACGTCGCACAGGCGGGAGCGCCTCCTCGAACTCCCCGCGGTCGCTCCTCAGGGCGATGCCGCGCTCGAGGAATCGCAGCTCGCCGAGTTCCTTCGTGAAGCGGCGGCCCAGGTCCCTTCTCGCGATCTCGAGGTAGCTCTCCGCCATCTCCAGGGCCTCGAGCGCGGCGTCTTCGTCCTCGGCGTCGGCCGCCAGCAGGGCGTACGCGAAGAACTTCACGCCGTTCGGGAGCGAGTCCGACGACGCGATCGCGCGGGCCACGTACTTGCCCCCCTCGTTCTTCAGCGAGGGCTTCCCGGTGCCCCGGGAGGAGGTCGTCGAGGCGCTCCTCGGGGCTCTTGCGGCAGGGCTCGATCCGTTTTCGCCATGGCGCACAGGGTACGGGAGAGGCCGACGGTATTGCGAGCCCCGGCGGCAGCCGGATGCGCGGCCCCGATCACCAGGCCAGCGAATCGCCGTCCTCACCCGACGCAGCTCCGGTCGCGACCCGAACGGTCCGTACCTCGAGCCGTAGGGGGAGGTCGGCGCCGAGGGTGAGGGCGAGCGCGTCCGTCGCGCCCACGAGACCTCGCCTTTCACGAGGCCGTCGCCGTGGCGAAGGCCCTGCGTCCAGACGGCGCGCCAGCTTCCCCACCTCTCCGTCCGCTGCCAGATCGCGAGGAAGGCCGGGAGGATGGCCCTGTCGAAGAGGAGGAGCGGGTCGACGGGCGTGCCGCGCGCATTCGCGGCGAGCGTGAGGAGGAGAGTTCCGTCGCCGAAGGCCCGCTCCGGCGCCCACGGTCCAGACGAGCGCGTCGCCGAGCCGGGATCGTCCGAGAAGAGGGCCGCCCCTCGGCGCGGAGGACCCACGCGCCGGGACGCGCGAGAGCTCTGACGCCGGCGTCTTCCCGGGCGTAGCGGCGGTCGGCCGGAAGGGCGACCGCGTCGCCGTCGAGGAAGGCGCTGTCGGGTCGCGGCGTCAGGAGCGGTGCCGGGCGGATGCCGGTGCGCCCCCAGGCGCCGACGTCCCAGTCGCCGAACGTCGCGAGGAGGCGGAGGGCGCCCCATCCCGTGCGCGGGAGGTCGTTCTCACCGTCGACGAGGACGACGGGAAGGCCCGCGACGGTGGAATCGACCGGCGCGAAGCGGGGCGAGGAGACGGGAACGCGCCACGGCGTTCCGAGCGGGACGAAGACGCCGTCGAAGCGGAGCGTGCCGGCCTGGCCGCGGGAGCGAAGGCCCCAGAGCGGGAGCTTCTCGTCCGCGAACGGGTCGGTCAGATCACGCGGCAGGAAGGCGTCGGCGGGCGAATAGCCGTCGGTCTTGCCCCACCCAAGGAGGAAGCGCCCCGCCTCGACGTCGACGGTCGGCGCGACGCTCCACGAGAGCCACGCTTCGCGGAGGGAGATGGCGGTCCGGCGGAGGTCGCGATCGGCGAGGTCGAGGAAGAGGTCCCGGTCCCCGGTCGACAACACCTCGGTGCGCAGCGTGGCGGAGAGTCGCAGCGACGCAGCGACCCTCTGCTCGACGGTCCCCTGCGCGGTCGCCCAGCCGACGACCCAGGGGTCGCGCTCCGAGGCGCGGTCCGCGTAGGCGAATCCCCGGGTCTCGACGAAGCCGCTCCAGGTCTGGGAAGCGGCCGTTCCGGAGCCAGCCATCACGGCTACGGCCAGGAGGGCGCCGAGCGCTCCTGGTCTCGCCCGGCGACCCCTTGATCTCGACGCGACGGGCTTGCGCTCGGCCCGAGCCCGCTTCGGGCTGCTCGCGGTCTCCTCGAGGCTGGAGGCCGCCGAGAGTCTCACAGGGGCTTTCCCGTTCGGCGCGGCCTTCGCCGCAATTCCGCTACTGCTGCAGCTAGCTTCCGCTCCGCCTCCGCGAGCCGCCCGAGGTACGCGACGAGCTCGCGCAGCGCGAAGTAGCGTGGATCGATCTGCGTGAGGCGGGTGCGGCCAATCGTCCGCACGGCCACGAGTCCGTCACGCTCGAGGCTTCGGACCGCCTGCTGGACGGAGGAAAGGGAGACCCCGAGAAGCCGCGCGAGCTCGCGCGGGTAGCTTTCGTCGAGGAGCCTCAGCGCGACGAGGACCCGCGTCCGGGTCTCTCCGCCGAACGGAGAGGACATTGCGACCTTCATCGTAGGTCATTTGACCGCTATTCACGGTCATACGTCAAGGACGTGCCCTCTTCAGTCGCCCCCCTCCCGCACGAGGTTCTGGAGCGTGTGGCGCCCATCGGGCTGCTGCCGGTCGAAGGCGAGCTTCTCGAGGCGGATGACGGTCGTCGACCCTTTCCGAGGTCCTGCATCGTCATGCGGCGGGCCACGTGGCGGCCGTCGACGAGGGCGACGTCCTCGAGGAGGAGGCGCTTGCCCGGCTCCTTCTCGCCAGGGCGAAAGAGGTCCATCCGCACGAGGTAGAGGATGTCCTTGCGGAGGAAGAGGAGCTTCCTTTCGTAGAGGCTCTTCCCCGCGTCGGAGCGGGGCGGGCCTCGATGACGAAGCAGGGCTGCCCCGCGACGGCGTCTTCGGCGAGGAGCTTCACGTCGTACTTCTCGTGGTCGAGCTCCTCCAGGTCCTCGTAGTTGAAGTCGGTGCCGACGAACGAGGCGCTCCGGTCCTGCGCGGCGATGCGGCGCTCGCGCTTCATCGAAGGGAGGTAGAGCCACTGGTCGGGGTTCTTGCCGGGACGGGGGAGAGATAGGAAACCGACGCCCTTCACCTCGGGCGGCGCCGTAAAGCGAATCAGCATCTTAGAGTCGCCCGCGTAGCC encodes:
- a CDS encoding winged helix-turn-helix transcriptional regulator; protein product: MSSPFGGETRTRVLVALRLLDESYPRELARLLGVSLSSVQQAVRSLERDGLVAVRTIGRTRLTQIDPRYFALRELVAYLGRLAEAERKLAAAVAELRRRPRRTGKPL